Proteins from a single region of Flavobacterium sp. YJ01:
- a CDS encoding nuclear transport factor 2 family protein, producing MRKIYLLCFLFILNGLFAQKKDKLYPITAYEKAWQEKNSDARLKMIKSIWLEDSTFEDPSASIKGTAAFNNVINEFYKKFPDAILSSGPKIVKDNYVTWEWKIVDSKNKLIIGGRDFARLNGKGQVSKIIGFWDKDAALSEADLLKNLEADNIKVVAKYYECLFKTRDFDAMATLIEDGATYYQATGLPYGGTFVGFSEWTKMFAKSTEFFELQIEKEPTYFSDASKNEIIIYFTISCKSKKSGKTMSMPISEHFDLKNGKITAVRPFYYDTKQFAEFLKSKK from the coding sequence ATGAGAAAAATCTACTTATTATGTTTTCTATTTATTCTTAATGGTCTTTTTGCTCAGAAGAAAGATAAATTATATCCAATTACTGCTTACGAAAAAGCATGGCAGGAGAAAAATAGTGATGCTCGATTGAAAATGATTAAATCGATTTGGCTCGAAGACAGTACTTTTGAAGATCCTTCGGCATCGATAAAAGGAACGGCAGCTTTTAATAATGTGATAAATGAATTTTATAAAAAATTTCCAGATGCTATTTTATCATCAGGTCCAAAGATTGTAAAAGATAATTATGTGACTTGGGAATGGAAAATTGTCGACTCGAAAAATAAGCTTATAATAGGTGGTCGAGATTTCGCAAGATTAAATGGAAAAGGACAAGTAAGTAAAATTATTGGTTTTTGGGATAAAGATGCTGCTTTGTCTGAAGCTGATCTTCTGAAAAATCTAGAAGCTGACAATATAAAAGTAGTTGCAAAGTACTATGAATGTCTTTTTAAAACAAGAGATTTTGATGCAATGGCAACTTTGATAGAAGATGGAGCGACTTATTATCAAGCGACGGGTTTGCCTTATGGTGGAACTTTTGTTGGTTTTAGCGAATGGACTAAAATGTTTGCCAAATCAACAGAATTTTTTGAATTACAAATAGAGAAAGAACCAACTTATTTTAGTGATGCTTCTAAAAATGAAATTATTATTTATTTTACAATAAGTTGTAAATCTAAAAAATCAGGAAAAACGATGTCGATGCCAATTTCTGAGCATTTTGATTTAAAAAATGGAAAAATAACAGCAGTTAGACCTTTTTATTACGATACAAAACAGTTTGCAGAATTTCTGAAAAGTAAGAAGTGA
- a CDS encoding ribonuclease HII has protein sequence MLEKNFSGFILETGTDEAGRGCLAGPVTAAAIILPEHFENQILNDSKQLSEKTRALLRPIIEKEALCFAVTHLFPDEIDEINILNASMKGMQECILKLKHIPEYIIVDGNRAINAKLGLKNTFGKIFTAEEISLLKSIPNQSIIKGDGKYLSIAAASVLAKTYRDEYMDQIHEEFPMYNWKKNKGYPTKEHREAIKKYGTTKYHRMSFRLLPEQLELNFFE, from the coding sequence ATGCTCGAAAAAAATTTCTCAGGATTTATTTTAGAAACTGGAACTGACGAAGCTGGCCGTGGATGTCTTGCGGGTCCAGTTACAGCCGCAGCTATAATTTTACCAGAACATTTTGAGAATCAAATATTAAACGACAGTAAACAGCTGTCTGAAAAAACTAGAGCGCTTTTAAGACCAATTATAGAAAAAGAAGCTTTATGTTTTGCGGTTACTCATTTATTTCCAGATGAAATTGATGAAATAAACATTTTAAACGCTTCTATGAAAGGAATGCAAGAATGCATTTTAAAACTAAAGCATATTCCAGAATATATTATAGTGGATGGAAATCGCGCTATAAATGCAAAGCTAGGACTCAAAAATACGTTTGGAAAAATATTTACCGCTGAAGAAATTTCGTTACTAAAATCAATTCCAAATCAGAGTATTATAAAAGGAGATGGAAAATATTTAAGCATTGCTGCCGCTTCTGTACTTGCCAAAACCTATCGTGATGAATATATGGATCAAATTCATGAAGAATTTCCAATGTACAATTGGAAAAAAAACAAAGGCTATCCGACTAAAGAACATCGAGAAGCAATTAAAAAATATGGCACTACAAAATACCACAGAATGAGTTTTAGGCTTTTGCCAGAACAACTCGAATTAAATTTTTTCGAATAA
- the lipB gene encoding lipoyl(octanoyl) transferase LipB — MNKNIQLQDLGKRDYKSTWEYQEEIFKDIVDLKIKNRREELDLPTPNYLLFVEHPHVYTLGKSGDLENLLLNEKQLEAKGATFYKINRGGDITYHGPGQIVGYPILDLENFFTDIHKYLRFLEESIILTLAEYGLESGRSEGETGVWLGAGTPFARKICAMGVRASRWVTMHGFALNVNVDLGYFDNIIPCGIRGKGVTSLNVELGVQKVDEEEVKAKIIKHLKDLFEAEFI; from the coding sequence ATGAACAAAAATATCCAACTTCAGGATCTGGGAAAAAGAGATTATAAATCGACTTGGGAATATCAAGAAGAAATTTTCAAAGATATAGTCGATTTAAAAATCAAGAACAGAAGAGAAGAACTTGATCTGCCAACTCCAAATTATTTATTGTTTGTTGAGCATCCGCACGTTTATACCTTGGGTAAAAGCGGCGATTTAGAAAACTTATTATTAAACGAAAAACAACTAGAAGCCAAAGGAGCGACTTTCTACAAAATAAATCGTGGTGGTGATATTACGTATCACGGGCCTGGACAAATTGTAGGTTATCCTATTTTGGATCTAGAAAACTTCTTTACCGATATTCATAAATATTTGCGTTTTCTAGAAGAATCTATTATCCTGACATTAGCAGAATACGGTTTAGAATCGGGCAGAAGCGAAGGCGAAACTGGAGTTTGGCTTGGTGCAGGAACTCCATTTGCACGTAAAATTTGCGCAATGGGCGTTCGCGCGTCACGATGGGTAACCATGCATGGATTTGCCTTAAATGTAAATGTAGATTTAGGATATTTTGACAATATTATTCCGTGCGGTATTCGCGGAAAAGGCGTTACTTCTTTAAACGTTGAACTTGGTGTTCAAAAAGTTGACGAAGAAGAAGTAAAAGCCAAAATTATTAAACATTTAAAAGATTTATTTGAAGCAGAATTCATCTAA